In Populus trichocarpa isolate Nisqually-1 chromosome 7, P.trichocarpa_v4.1, whole genome shotgun sequence, the following proteins share a genomic window:
- the LOC7465606 gene encoding 4-hydroxy-tetrahydrodipicolinate reductase 2, chloroplastic isoform X1: MWVQGAELKQPLKPPFLCNPLNSNRTRFFTNHYQKRKPFVVVMSMSTKSTAVPIMVNGCNGKMGSSVIMAANSAGLQILPKSFGPEYEAGNTVEVCGNEIKIHGPSERDSVLASLYDEYPNMIVVDYTLPTLVNDNADLYCKVGVPFVMGTTGGDRDRLYKIVDDSKVYAVISPQMGKQVVAFLAAMDMMAEQFPGAFSGYSLHVKESHQAAKLDTSATAKAVISCFKKLGVSFDDQIEMIRDPKEQKELVGVPDEYLSGHAFHFYYLSSPGKTVSLEFQHNVCGRSIYAEGTIDAVLFLAEKIQSKADKRIYNIIDILREGNKWILLNLNGTAVVAGRERAG, encoded by the exons TTAAGCAGCCATTAAAACCGCCCTTTCTTTGCAATCCACTTAACTCTAATCGAACTCGTTTCTTCACCAACCATTATCAG AAACGGAAACCTTTTGTGGTTGTTATGTCCATGTCAACCAAAAGTACTGCTGTTCCTATCATG GTAAATGGCTGTAATGGCAAAATGGGGAGTTCTGTTATAATGGCAGCGAATTCTGCTGGACTTCAAATTCTTCCAAAATCATTTGGCCCCGAATATGAGGCTGGTAATACTGTGGAAGTTTGTGGGAATGAGATTAAAATCCATGGTCCTTCTGAAAGAGATAGTGTGCTCGCTTCCCTTTATGATGAGTATCCGAACATGATTGTGGTTGATTACACTCTGCCTACTTTGGTGAATG ATAATGCAGATCTGTATTGTAAAGTTGGGGTTCCATTTGTTATGGGAACTACTGGCGGAGACAGGGATAGATTATACAAGATTGTGGATGACTCAAAAGTTTATGCAGTAATCTCTCCACAAATGGGGAAACAG gTGGTTGCATTTCTTGCAGCTATGGACATGATGGCTGAGCAGTTTCCTGGTGCTTTCTCTGGATACTCCCTTCAT GTGAAGGAGTCCCATCAAGCAGCAAAGTTGGACACATCTGCAACTGCCAAGGCTGTCATTTCTTGCTTCAAGAAATTGGGGGTGTCTTTTGATGATCAG ATAGAAATGATTCGGGATCCCAAGGAACAAAAAGAGTTGGTGGGAGTTCCAGATGAGTATTTGTCTGGTCATGCATTTCATTTCTATTATCTGTCATCACCTGGTAAAAC TGTTTCTTTGGAGTTTCAACATAATGTGTGCGGTAGATCGATATATGCTGAGGGCACCATTGACGCTGTACTTTTCCTTGCTGAGAAG ATTCAATCGAAGGCTGACAAGCGGATCTACAATATAATCGATATCTTGCGGGAGGGTAACAA ATGGATCCTGCTAAACCTCAATGGGACGGCTGTTGTGGcggggagagagagagcaggGTAG
- the LOC7465606 gene encoding 4-hydroxy-tetrahydrodipicolinate reductase 2, chloroplastic isoform X2 has product MWVQGAELKQPLKPPFLCNPLNSNRTRFFTNHYQKRKPFVVVMSMSTKSTAVPIMVNGCNGKMGSSVIMAANSAGLQILPKSFGPEYEAGNTVEVCGNEIKIHGPSERDSVLASLYDEYPNMIVVDYTLPTLVNDNADLYCKVGVPFVMGTTGGDRDRLYKIVDDSKVYAVISPQMGKQVVAFLAAMDMMAEQFPGAFSGYSLHVKESHQAAKLDTSATAKAVISCFKKLGVSFDDQIEMIRDPKEQKELVGVPDEYLSGHAFHFYYLSSPGKTVSLEFQHNVCGRSIYAEGTIDAVLFLAEKIQSKADKRIYNIIDILREGNK; this is encoded by the exons TTAAGCAGCCATTAAAACCGCCCTTTCTTTGCAATCCACTTAACTCTAATCGAACTCGTTTCTTCACCAACCATTATCAG AAACGGAAACCTTTTGTGGTTGTTATGTCCATGTCAACCAAAAGTACTGCTGTTCCTATCATG GTAAATGGCTGTAATGGCAAAATGGGGAGTTCTGTTATAATGGCAGCGAATTCTGCTGGACTTCAAATTCTTCCAAAATCATTTGGCCCCGAATATGAGGCTGGTAATACTGTGGAAGTTTGTGGGAATGAGATTAAAATCCATGGTCCTTCTGAAAGAGATAGTGTGCTCGCTTCCCTTTATGATGAGTATCCGAACATGATTGTGGTTGATTACACTCTGCCTACTTTGGTGAATG ATAATGCAGATCTGTATTGTAAAGTTGGGGTTCCATTTGTTATGGGAACTACTGGCGGAGACAGGGATAGATTATACAAGATTGTGGATGACTCAAAAGTTTATGCAGTAATCTCTCCACAAATGGGGAAACAG gTGGTTGCATTTCTTGCAGCTATGGACATGATGGCTGAGCAGTTTCCTGGTGCTTTCTCTGGATACTCCCTTCAT GTGAAGGAGTCCCATCAAGCAGCAAAGTTGGACACATCTGCAACTGCCAAGGCTGTCATTTCTTGCTTCAAGAAATTGGGGGTGTCTTTTGATGATCAG ATAGAAATGATTCGGGATCCCAAGGAACAAAAAGAGTTGGTGGGAGTTCCAGATGAGTATTTGTCTGGTCATGCATTTCATTTCTATTATCTGTCATCACCTGGTAAAAC TGTTTCTTTGGAGTTTCAACATAATGTGTGCGGTAGATCGATATATGCTGAGGGCACCATTGACGCTGTACTTTTCCTTGCTGAGAAG ATTCAATCGAAGGCTGACAAGCGGATCTACAATATAATCGATATCTTGCGGGAGGGTAACAAGTAA